The genomic stretch tatgtgtgtgtgtgtgtgtgtgtgtgtatatatgtgtgtgtgtgtgtgtgtgtgtgtgtatatatatgtgtgtgtgtgtgtgtgtgtgtgtgtgtgtgtgtgtgtgtgtgtaacagactTACTGAAACTAAAGCTGAAGATGAATCGCGGGTTTCACGGGAGGATGAAATCAAACCCCGAGAACGGTATATAAAGCACAGAGCGCGCTCCTCGTGGGcgtcacagtgtgtgtgtgtgtgtgtgtgtgtgtgtggtgagaaaCGACCCTCACGTGAACACGTGAGACTCCACGGCGCATCTGCTGCTTTATTTCTGGGTCacattttagtttgtttgtttgtttgtttgtttgccacCATGCGGGTGTGCGCGTGGGGTTTCTGCACACTGCTCGCGTTGCTCTCCGTCAGCACGAGCCAACCGCAAAGCCACTTCACCGGACTCACGAGGACACATACATACCTGTCCAAGGTAAGACGCTCGCGCAGGTGCAGAGCCAGGGCGCGTGGCAGAATCTCAACACCGACATCAAACCATCGCTCATTATTACACTCCATTTTAGTGCTGTGTAGAATCAACTTATTCTCATTACATCCAATACTGTGAGTTACAGTGCATCAGATTCTCGATTCTTTATCCGGTAATTagtttacaaaatatatatacatttatcttattaaGATTAATTAGTGTCGTTTATTGGCCAACAAAATGTCTGATTTATAGctgtatttatttgcatgaaGAATATTGAAGTTTACAGGTGATTGTGTTATGGCCTTTATGTGAGATTATAACGGGACATAAGTAGTTACGctcatgggcgtaaatttcatttaacagtagggggggacaattaatataaaatttctcatgagcaatttttgaggggggacacaaataatacagttaaattgtacttacagtataaagacacagtacattattattgtagcatggagactgcgtcaattacaatTCTAATTCACactgctttacataaagaaagtaaaactatcataaaaaataatcacaacaataaaaacaaggaattaaaaaaaatgtttaactttttatttacaaatgaatgaagacacttaagaacagaatataaattgattataaaaatacagtgtggtGTTCAGACGTAGCACAGAGCTCATTTAGTAACTGCACAGATAAActatatgctaattgtgtgttcaTGTTAAATTACATTATTCCAAGTcgccccaaataaaacactgcatgggaaacggctttggtgtgttagttacagtgcactatgctacaagctattgtacacaagctaacgttcactagataagtgatattttaatctctaatagagcagattcatggaaaattacatccataatcagcatttttgccgcaactaatttatgaatgagtctgaaacaactacattaaagagaatcgctttatttagtgaataaaatCCCCTAGTTAATGGAGATGAAAATTAGTTGAGCCGCagccacacacctgactcgtgtgtgtagtgaaggtgagatgaacacacacctgatttgtgtgtgtagtgaaggtgagatgaacacacacctgactcgtgtgtgtagtgaaggtgagatgaacacacacctgatttgtgtgtgtgtagtgaaggtgagatgaacacacacctgactcgcgtgtgtagtgaaggtgagatgaacacacacctgatttgtgtgtgtgtagtgaaggtgagatgaacacacacacctgactcgtgtgtgtgtagagaaggtgagatgaacacacacctgactgtgtgtgtagagaaggtgagatgaacacacacctgactcgtgtgtgtagagaaggtgagatgaacacacacctgactcgtgtgtagtgaaggtgagatgaacacacacctgactcgtgtgtgtagagaaggtgagatgaacacacacctgactcgtgtgtgtagtgaaggtgagatgaacacacacctgactcgtgtgtgtagtgaaggtgagatgaacacacacctgactgtgtgtgtagagaggtgagatgaacacacacctgactcgtgtgtgtagagaaggtgagatgaacacacacctgactgtgtgtgtgtagtgaaggtgagatgaacacacacctgactgtgtgtgtagtgaaggtgagatgaacacacacctgactctgtgtgtgtagagaaggtgagatgaacacacacctgactcgtgtgtgtagagaaggtgagatgaacacacctgactcgtgtgtagtgaaggtgagatgaacacacacctgactcgtgtgtgtagtgaaggtgagatgaacacacacctgactcgtgtgtagtgaaggtgagatgaacacacacctgacctgtgtgtgtagagaaggtgagatgaacacacacctgactcgtgtgtgtgtagtgaaggtgagatgaacacacacctgactcgtgtgtgtagagaaggtgagatgaacacacacctgactcgcgtgtgtagagaaggtgagatgaacacacacctgactcgcgtgtgtagagaaggtgagatgaacacacacctgacctgtgtgtgtagagaaggtgagatgaacacacctgactcgtgtgtagagaaggtgagatgaacacacacctgactcgcgtgtgtagagaaggtgagatgaacacacacctgactcgtgtgtgtgtagaaggtgagatgaacacacacctgactcgtgtgtgtagagaaggtgagatgaacacacacctgactcgtgtgtgtagtgaaggtgagatgaacacacacctgactcgtgtgtgtgtagagaaggtgagatgaacacacacctgactcgtgtgtgtagtgaaggtgagatgaacacacacctgactcgtgtgtgtagagaaggtgagataaactgagaaaacaggcagtgggtcaaaccactgtgaggaaggggagggggaactcaactgtttctaaatgcatttttgcgggggttttctacttacacaattattttaggtaaacatacatatattttttaatataatagagaatacatataataataatataatagatagtgcgattttttaaaatatttttattggggGGGACAACCCTTGGACggggggggacatgtcccctccgtcccccccgggatttacgcccatggttACACTTATTAGTGCAGTTGGTGGTCTTGTCATAAGTACAAGCAATGCTGCAGTCATAGATGCAATCAATTCAACTCAACTCCAACtcaactcaattcaattcaactcaACTTGAGCTTTATTGTTTATCACTCCATGTGCTCCTGGAAAAAGTTCCTGATTCAATGTCCATGCctattaaattacattacattgtgtgtgtgtgtgtgtgtgtgtgtgtgtgtgtgtgtgtgtgtgtgtgtgtgttgtaggctTACTTCTGCAGTGCAGATAGTGAATGTGCACCCAGACTTTACTGCCAGGCcccaggccacgcccactctcAGTGCTCACCCTGTAAGAGAAGAGCAAGGCGTTGCCGTAGAGACCGCATGTGTTGTCCCGGAAATGAGTGTCGTAACCGTGAGTATTGTGCACACAAACGACACACACTACCGagattgtatataatataatataaatttttcaTACACAGTCATTTATTACAATTGAAATGGAAATCATATTGTTTatcttttctctcacacacagatgtgTGCGCTCGAGTTTCAACAGCAGCATTAGCAGAACAAGCTCGAGAAGTGAAGAACCAAATCCACAGAGCTTCTGGCCGAAGAAGGACAAACAGGAACAACAAACCacgtaaaggtgtgtgtgtgtgtgtgtgtgtgtgtgtgtgtgtgtgtgtgtgtgtgtgtgtgtgtgtgtacacaaacaTCAACACACCAAACAAGTTGGAACagtattaaacaataataaacaatgaaaatgtgtgtgtgtgtgtgtgtgtgtgtgtgtgtgtgtgtgtgtgtttcaggtgagTTAGGTGCACAGTGTGTGCGCTCAGCTGATtgtgggcgtggcctttgtTGTGCACGTCACCTGTGGAAGCGAGTGTGTAAGGCAGAGCCTCAGGAGGGGCAGGTTTGCTCCACCCCCTGGcactggaaacacacacacactggtcacACACTGGAGCTGTTTCAGCTGTGTCCCTGTTCAACTGGCCTCGAGTGCAGAACACAGagtcacacacaatcacacacaaacacacacaccaacacacaaacgGACACACATACCAACTTACAGACCaacatacacaccaacacacacaccaacacacacaccaacacacgcCGACCTGCTGCTGACTCCAGACTGCACACCTGCCAATGACAGATAgattagaaagagagagaaagatttttAGACACTTGTATCTACACAAAGATGCAGTGCAGAAACAAACCTGAAGCAGGTGTGGAGTAAAGTTCAGCGCTCCTGATCCCTGCAGGGCGATGTGTCCAGATGTTCCTGTATCAACTCGTTTACTCAATAAACTCTTATTATTCTACAAACATCTGATCATTCATTTCAAATGGCATGTttacgatatatatatatatatatatatatatatatatatatataaatgtgtgtgtgtgtgtgtgtgtgtgtgtgtgtgttactgcaaAGTTGTTAATAATAAGCTAAAGGTCAAGCAGCATGATATAATGATGTAATGCaaacaaaattgtatttaaattagaAACAAATAGAACTTGCAGTGCTCTCAGACGCTggtcatacacatacacacacatatatatatatatacacacacacacacacacacacacacacacacacacagtgtgaatGTTGTGTATGACCTCGTAAAACATCTCCAGTATGAGGTTTCTCTGAGCTCAGTCAggagtcggtgtgtgtgtgtgtgtgtgtgtgtgtgtgtgtgtgtgtgtgtgtgttgtgtgtagataCATTGATTTAAGGTTGTGGTGTTGTGTCACTCAGAGGCCAGGTCAGGGATGTGGACAGAGGCAGAAatatgtctctgtgtgtctcagtgtaTCTCAGATTGTCTCTGTGTTTTGCAGAACCAACATGTGGATAATTTATGCTCGGTTGTGTGTGATGTCTGTAACCATAGCGATGACTGATTTGAGGAGGTGTCTGGTCCTGGGTGTTTATAATATGCAGCATGTTATGATGGTACCTTAGTGATGACCTTTGACCTTTACTTaacaatttaattaatgtttaacaataaataaaaattaaaggaGTGAACACCTGCCTAAAATAACACTTTGATTGCGTTTGAATGTGATGTATATCTGTTTTTAATGgtaaccatggcaacagcatcttttctttatataatttgtaGAAATGTAGAAAGCAGTAACGTCACTAGTAATCACactcttttattattaatgtcctTCTAGAATTGTATATCTGGTAACCATGGTGATGACGTTCACTTGATGCCGCCGTTGCTAATGGTAGGTGCTCTGCAGAGGCCCTTCCCCCTGACATCAAAGGCCACACCTTTATAAGTAGCCACGCCCCTTTCATCAGTGCGCAGGTCGGGAAGTAAACGCTCCCAAACATGCCGTTTTGGGTTCAGCTCTCTCTCTGCCTCACCttcacatgtatacacacacacacacacacacacacacacaaaatcacaattCTCACAAGAGATAAAAAATTTCTCATAACACTTTTATGTGATCTTTCAAATGTGTTACAGAAATATAcaagaaaacatacaaaaaacgTTTTCCTTTTGTtggttcatttatttaatgtgtgtgtgtgtgtgtgtgtgtgtgtgtgtgtgtgtgtgtgtgtggttacctGGATAGGTTTGGAAAGTCACTCTGTCTCCAGGTTGAGATGTAGTGGGCGGAGCTAAAGGCTCCAGCCGTTGTTGATTGACAGCACAGAGCACTCGAGCCTGAGACTGAACACCGCGCACCTTCACTGGCCGAACATTACAGAGAAGAACTACCAGAGTGTcctgcagctacacacacacacacacacacacacacacgcaccacacacacacacacacacacacacacacacacacaagcgggAGATACTTGTAAACTTCAGAACTCAgaaggcagtgtgtgtgtgtgtgtgtgtgtgtgtgtgtgtgtgtgtgtgtgtgtgtgcatgtatctTTATTGTGAACAGTAATAAAGCCTGGTACTCACCTGCTCTGGAGGCACATGATTGGCCAGTTCGCTGACCACCGTTCTGGGGACAGAGTCTCCCACATCCACTTCCTGTACGTAGAGTGACTCTGAATCAGGATGTTTGCGAACTGTAAGAACACGGCCGATCCGCAGGTCCACACGGGAAATGTCAGGCCTCGAGTCACGCTCCAAACCACACACTGCTTCAGGAGTTTGTTTAGAGGCTCCACCCATTTCTAAGTGTAGTCCACAGACAAGttcactgtgtatgtgtgtgtgtatatatttgtgtgtgtgtgtgtgtgtatgtatatgtgtgtgtgtgtgtgtgtgtgtgtgtgtgtgtgtaagtgtgttacCTCGGCAATCTCTTCTCCGTCTtccctcactgtgtgtgttgcTTCTTTGAGGTTTAGATGCAGGTGTTGGTCCAGGTGGAGCAGGAACCTCCAAGATAGCAGCTTTCATCGCAGCTACTGATGCAGTCAGGACCCTCTCCTGATGGAgctttactacacacacacacacacacagacacacacacacacacacacaaacacatacagccTGCATTGATAGATATTCAGAATGAAGGCATTTAATTAAACTAGAAATGTaatagctctgtgtgtgtgtgtgtgtgtgtgtgtgtgtgtgtgtgtgtgtgtgtgtgtgtgtatatgtgtgtatgtaagagctgtgtgtatgtgtgtgtgtgtgtgtgtgtgtgtgtgtgtgtgtgtgtgtgtgtgtgtgtgtatgtaaaagcTATGTgtacgtgagtgtgtgtgtgtgtgtgtgtgtgtgtgtgtatgtaaaagcTATGTGtacgtgggtgtgtgtgtgtgtgtgttttactggtTTTCCTCTTCTGTGTCTCCTGCAGTTTTGCTTCAGCTCATTGATATCTTTCTTCAGCTTGGAGTTTTCCACCAGCAGTTTTTCTCATCACGCACCGACGACTGCAgaaccacacgcacacacacacacacacacacacacacacacacacacacacacacacacagagtgataATGGGTTAGGTGTTTATAAGCacctaataaataaagaatctgaACATCTTGACCCCACCCCTGACCACACCCCCTGACCACACCCCCTAATAATTCCTATTTGTGGCAACCAGCTGTAAACTCCACCCTGAAACTCAAATCAGTATGAGAAAGAACACATTAATAttcacagtgtgtttgtgtttgtgtgtgtgtgcatgcgtgtgtgtgtgtgtgtgtgtgtgtgtgtgtgtgtgtgtgtgtgtatagaactTACTTGCTTTCTCCTGGAGTAAGTTTATTTGCTGTGTTAAGAACTCCATCATCAGTTTTTCTTCTTTGGGATTGAATGTGGGGTCAGGAGGGATTTACCCGCCatcacttgcacacacacacacacacacaagcgggAGATACTTGTAAACTTCAGAACTCAgaaggcagtgtgtgtgtgtgtgtgtgtgtgtgtgtgtgtgtgtgtgtgtgtgtgtgtgtgtgcatgtatctTTATTGTGAACAGTAATAAAGCCTGGTACTCACCTGCTCTGGAGGCACATGATTGGCCAGTTCGCTGACCACCGTTCTGGGGACAGAGTCTCCCACATCCACTTCCTGTACGTAGAGTGACTCTGAATCAGGATGTTTGCGAACTGTAAGAACACGGCCGATCCGCAGGTCCACACGGGAAATGTCAGGCCTCGAGTCACGCTCCAAACCACACACTGCTTCAGGAGTTTGTTTAGAGGCTCCACCCATTTCTAAGTGTAGTCCACAGACAAGttcactgtgtatgtgtgtgtatatatttgtgtgtgtgtgtgtgtgtgtgtatatgtgtgtgtgtgtgtgtgtgtgtgtgtgtgtgtgtgtgtgtaagtgtgttacCTCGGCAATCTCTTCTCCGTCTtccctcactgtgtgtgttgcTTCTTTGAGGTTTAGATGCAGGTGTTGGTCCAGGTGGAGCAGGAACCTCCAAGATAGCAGCTTTCATCGCAGCTACTGATGCAGTCAGGACCCTCTCCTGATGGAgctttactacacacacacacacacacacacacacacacacacacaaacacatacagccTGCATTGATAGATATTCAGAATGAAGGCATTTAATTAAACTAGAAATGTaatagctctgtgtgtgtgtgtgtgtgtgtgtgtgtgtgtgtgtgtgtgtgtgtgtgtgtatatgtgtgtatgtaagagctgtgtgtgtgtgtgtgtgtgtgtgtgtgtgtgtgtgtgtgtgtgtgtgtgtatgtaaaagcTATGTgtacgtgagtgtgtgtgtgtgtgtgtgtgtgtgtatgtaaaagcTATGTGtacgtgggtgtgtgtgtgtgtgtgtgttttactggtTTTCCTCTTCTGTGTCTCCTGCAGTTTTGCTTCAGCTCATTGATATCTTTCTTCAGCTTGGAGTTTTCCACCAGCAGTTTTTCTCATCACGCACCGACGACTGCAGAactacacgcacgcacacacacacacacacacacacacacacacacacacacacacacagagtgataATGGGTTAGGTGTTTATAAGCacctaataaataaagaatctgaACATCTTGACCCCACCCCTGACCACACCCCCTGACCACACCCCCTAATAATTCCTATTTGTGGCAACCAGCTGTAAACTCCACCCTGAAACTCAAATCAGTATGAGAAAGAACACATTAATAttcacagtgtgtttgtgtttgtgtgtgtgtgtgcatgcgtgtgtgcgtgtgtgtgtgtgtgtgtgtgtgtgtgtgtgtgtgtgtgtatagaactTACTTGCTTTCTCCTGGAGTAAGTTTATTTGCTGTGTTAAGAACTCCATCATCAGTTTTTCTTCTTTGGGATTGAATGTGGGGTCAGGAGGGGATTTACCCGCCatcacttgcacacacacacacacacacacacacacacacacacacaaagagactgGCATTAAATTTCCGACAAGAAAGAATGAGCAAAATATGGTTATTAAAAGCcccagactgtgtgtgtgtgtgtgtgtgtgtgtgtgtgtgtgtgtgtgtgtgtgtgtgtgtgagtaagcaGCTGTCACGTCCCACCTGTCAGGCTGAGCAGcactataaatacacacattttgagTGATGGCGTCTCTgtgctgtaaacacacacacactcaggagtATTGTGAGTAAAGTGACTCATCACTGTATTTAGTGAAATATTCACACTCTGACTTCCACTTTGCCTCTTTATtcacacctgtacacagctAACACACGTCCACTTTCGAGCTGATATTACAGGTGACACTTTCAGAGCAATGTGTTCAGGTGAAGTGGTGTAGTTATGGCTACAGTGTACTGAAGACCATCTGATGAAATACTCAGTGTGTAATATTCTGACCTGAGGAAAACCGAGGACTCATGAGGAGATCTCACTGCTCTGACTGAGGACCAACTCTCAATAAAGTGTCATTTCTAATTCATTTACAGTTTATAACACACTGAACACTCTTCAAACATGCAATACatgtatgcatacacacacacaaacaaacgtgcgcacacacacacacacacacacacacacacacagtagagaCGAAATTAGTACAAGAGCAAATccaattgtatgtgtgtgtgtgtgtgtgtgtgtgtgtgtgtgtgtctgtctgtctgtggacagttacctgtgtgtgtgtgtgtgtgtttgtgtgtgtgtgtggacagttacctgtgtgtgtgtgtgtgtgtgtgtgcgtgcgtgtgtgtatgtgtgtgtgtttgtggacagttacctgtgtgtgtgtgtgtgtgtggacagttacctgtgtgtgtgtgtgtgtgtgtgtgtgtgtgtgtgtgtgtgtgtgtgtgtgtgtgtgtgtgtgtgtgtgtgtgtgtgtgtgtgtgtgtgtgtgacagttacctgtgtgtgtgtgtgtgtgtgtgtgtgtgtgtgtgtgtgtgtggacagttACCTGTGTGAGTGTTCAACGAGCTTCACAAAAAATATCCAGCAGTGTCGAGGAACCAGAGGAAAGAAACCGTATAACTGaacacctcaaacacacacaaataccaaCACACAGTTGGTCAGCATTCTAGATTTGAAAAGTTGAGGCACATGTTCTTGGTGTCAGATTTCTCCAGTatgctcacactcactcactcacccactcacccactcactctctctctctctctctctcttacacacacacatacaccctgGATGGTTCTCTTCCCAGCTGCCATGCGTGTAGGagtgtaaatgtacagtatgacaTTGATATACTATGAGAtactatgagagagagagagagacagagagagagagagacagagagagagagagagagagagagagagagagagagagagagagagagagacagagacagagagagagagagagagagagagagagagagagagagagagagagagagagagagagagagagagagagagagagagagagagagtagagggagagagagagagtagagggagagagagagagtagagggagagagagagagagagagagagagagagagagagagggagagagagagagagagagagagagagagagagagagagagagagagagagagagagagagagagagagagagagagagagagtagaggtCATGTGTCGGTttttgttaaggtgtgcagtaaAACAATGACTCATTAGGTTGAAGgacataccaacacacacacacacacacacacacacacgcacacacacacactatctttctctctctttgagTATGTAGGTGGAGTTTAAGAGTCAGATGATTTATAGAGCACACCTGCTTTAATCTCAGACACATaatttaatggtgtgtgtgtgtgtgtgtgtgtgtgtgtgtgtgtgtgtgtgtgtgtgtgtgtgtgtttagacacATTCTAGCATGCATacaagatcacacacacacacacacacacacacacacacacacacacacacacacacacacatacacactcacacacacacacaaggtcatACATCTACAAAGAAAGGTGATGTTAGGAGTCACATGAGTATAAAAGGAACaaatagagagagggaggaagagtaTCCTTCAGTAaacaatggtgtgtgtgtgtgtgtgcgcgtgcgtgtgtgtgtgtgtgtgtgtgtgtgtgtgtgtgtgaatcagttACAGGGTTTTTGTTTCTAAAAGCATTCCACAGCTCagacacatctcacacacacacacacacacacacgcacgcacacacacacacacacacacacacgcacgcatgcacgcacgcacgcgcacacacacacaaacacaaacacacacacgcacacacacacacgcacacacactgtggCCCAGAGTGTAAAGTGTGTCCTCATTGTAAGatgcattcaaataaaaacatgagaggattttaaaaaataataaaatgtaaataattgtttatgCTAATGAGCAAAAAGTATAAATCTATAATCACATGAAGAGAGTCGTCCCTGTGCTGTGAAATAACAACCAGGTCCACATCATTCTGAAAAGGTTCCTGCTTTCACAAAAACATGTCCAGTAAAGGGTTCCTCTGTCCATGTTCCCGTGTTCTTATAAAAACATTCCTGTGTTCATGAAATAAGAAACAGTTCCATGTTTTTCTGTAAGTTCCTGTGTTTCAGTGAAATGTTCCTGTGTTCAGTGAAATGTTCCTGTGTTCCAGTGAAATGTTCCTGTGTTCCAGTGAAATGTTCCTGTGTTCCAGTGAAATGTTCCTGTGTTCCAGTTTGTTTGTCCACAAAAACGTTTGTTTGTTCctgtaaaaatgtttcttaTGTTTATGAAGTCAACAGTTCCAGAtcttgtgtttattatataataatgaattgtAGAAAATATGACCTTTGACCTTTGAGACTTATAAAGAGTTTCAAAACCAGGACTcaattctaacacacacacacacacacacacacacacacacacag from Silurus meridionalis isolate SWU-2019-XX chromosome 16, ASM1480568v1, whole genome shotgun sequence encodes the following:
- the LOC124399232 gene encoding dickkopf-related protein 2-like isoform X2 gives rise to the protein MRVCAWGFCTLLALLSVSTSQPQSHFTGLTRTHTYLSKAYFCSADSECAPRLYCQAPGHAHSQCSPCKRRARRCRRDRMCCPGNECRNHVCARVSTAALAEQAREVKNQIHRASGRRRTNRNNKPRKELYIW
- the LOC124399232 gene encoding dickkopf-related protein 4-like isoform X1, whose amino-acid sequence is MRVCAWGFCTLLALLSVSTSQPQSHFTGLTRTHTYLSKAYFCSADSECAPRLYCQAPGHAHSQCSPCKRRARRCRRDRMCCPGNECRNHVCARVSTAALAEQAREVKNQIHRASGRRRTNRNNKPRKGELGAQCVRSADCGRGLCCARHLWKRVCKAEPQEGQVCSTPWHWKHTHTGHTLELFQLCPCSTGLECRTQSHTQSHTNTHTNTQTDTHTNLQTNIHTNTHTNTHTNTRRPAADSRLHTCQ
- the aimp1b gene encoding LOW QUALITY PROTEIN: aminoacyl tRNA synthase complex-interacting multifunctional protein 1 (The sequence of the model RefSeq protein was modified relative to this genomic sequence to represent the inferred CDS: inserted 2 bases in 2 codons) encodes the protein MAGKSPPDPTFNPKEEKLMMEFLTQQINLLQEKAILQSSVRDEXKLLVENSKLKKDINELKQXLQETQKRKTIKLHQERVLTASVAAMKAAILEVPAPPGPTPASKPQRSNTHSEGRRRRDCREMGGASKQTPEAVCGLERDSRPDISRVDLRIGRVLTVRKHPDSESLYVQEVDVGDSVPRTVVSELANHVPPEQLQDTLVVLLCNVRPVKVRGVQSQARVLCAVNQQRLEPLAPPTTSQPGDRVTFQTYPGEAERELNPKRHVWERLLPDLRTDERGVATYKGVAFDVRGKGLCRAPTISNGGIK